A single genomic interval of Juglans regia cultivar Chandler chromosome 1, Walnut 2.0, whole genome shotgun sequence harbors:
- the LOC109006252 gene encoding F-box/kelch-repeat protein At1g55270-like, which yields MDRVIQPPLVDTTACLCRVDAGLKTVAGAKRFVPGAKLCLQPDIKPSIHPTRNKPSRGDRNRNQSPLLPGLPDDLAIACLIRVPRVEHRKLRLVCKKWYRLLAGNFFYSLRKGLGIAEEWVYVIKRDRDGKISWHAFDPIYQLWQPLPPVPKEYSEALGFGCAVLSGCHLYLFGGKDPLKGSMRRVIFYNARTNKWHRAPDMLRRRHFFGSCVINNCLYVAGGENEGVHRSLRSAEVYDPNKNRWSFVADMSTAMVPFIGVVYEGKWYLKGLGSHRQVLSEAYQPETDTWYPVYDGMVTGWRNPSTSLNGQLYALECKDGCKLRVYDEAADSWSKHIDSKMHLGNSRALEAAALLPLNGKLCIIRNNMSISLVDVSKSADARGSASEHLWETIAGKGQFKTLVSNLLSSLAGRNRLKSHIVHCQVLQA from the exons ATGGACAGAGTGATTCAGCCTCCTCTG GTTGATACAACAGCATGTCTATGTAGGGTAGATGCAGGCCTCAAAACTGTTGCAGGCGCAAAAAGATTTGTTCCTGGGGCAAAGCTCTGTCTTCAGCCTGACATTAAACCATCAATTCATCCTACAAGGAACAAGCCATCTCGTGGTGACAGGAACCGAAACCAATCCCCTCTGCTTCCAGGACTCCCCGATGATCTCGCCATTGCTTGCCTAATCCGGGTCCCAAGGGTTGAGCATCGGAAACTCCGGCTGGTCTGCAAAAAATGGTATCGTCTTCTGGCTGGAAATTTCTTTTACTCGCTTCGCAAGGGCCTTGGAATTGCAGAAGAATGGGTATATGTCATTAAAAGGGACAGAGATGGGAAAATATCGTGGCATGCCTTTGATCCTATATACCAGCTTTGGCAACCTCTGCCTCCTGTGCCAAAGGAATATTCTGAAGCCCTTGGGTTTGGTTGTGCTGTCCTTAGTGGGTGTCACCTCTATTTGTTTGGTGGTAAAGACCCACTAAAGGGATCAATGAGGcgtgtcattttttataatgcCAGGACTAATAAATGGCACCGTGCCCCTGATATGCTTCGTCGGCGACATTTTTTTGGCTCTTGTGTCATAAACAATTGCTTGTATGTAGCAGGTGGAGAGAATGAGGGTGTGCACCGGTCCTTGAGATCAGCTGAAGTCTATGATCCTAATAAGAATCGATGGTCCTTTGTTGCGGACATGAGCACTGCAATGGTTCCCTTTATTGGGGTTGTCTATGAGGGCAAGTGGTACTTGAAGGGGCTTGGGTCTCATCGGCAGGTTCTAAGTGAGGCCTACCAACCAGAAACTGACACCTGGTACCCTGTTTATGATGGAATGGTCACAGGTTGGAGAAACCCAAGTACTTCCCTTAACGGGCAACTTTATGCTTTGGAATGCAAGGATGGCTGCAAACTTAGGGTTTATGATGAAGCAGCTGATTCCTGGAGCAAGCATATTGACAGTAAAATGCATTTGGGGAATTCTAGGGCTTTGGAGGCAGCAGCTCTTCTACCCCTTAACGGGAAACTGTGTATCATCAGAAACAATATGAGCATTTCTCTGGTAGACGTTTCGAAATCTGCAGATGCAAGGGGATCTGCAtctgaacatttgtgggaaacAATAGCGGGGAAGGGGCAGTTCAAGACTTTGGTCTCAAATCTCTTGTCCAGCCTTGCCGGCAGGAACCGCCTGAAAAGTCACATTGTTCACTGCCAGGTTCTTCAAGCTTAA
- the LOC109006253 gene encoding probable ethanolamine kinase, with product MGAVTTWNAMEVAEEARENPKLSSDIQSSSLTVDHTLSLPDMKPRLIDLCKDLFNKWSKLDGSHFSVETVSGGITNLLLKVTVKEETGNEEPVTVRLYGPNTEYVINRERELQAIKYLSAAGFGAKLLGVFGNGMVQSFINARTLTSADMRKPKLAAEIAKQLRQFHEVEIPGPKEPQLWNDISRFFDKASALEFDDKEKQRMYETISFKEVHDQIVGLKELTGHLNAPVVFAHNDLLSGNIMVNDDEEKLYFIDFEYGSYNYRGFDIGNHFNEYAGYDCDYSTYPHKDEQYNFFRNYLQPDTPHEVSDKDLEALYVESNTYMLASHLYWALWALIQAKMSPIDFDYLGYFFLRYNEYKRQKENYFLLARSYLLGSVSG from the exons ATGGGAGCTGTGACCACCTGGAACGCCATGGAAGTGGCAGAGGAAGCTCGAGAAAACCCGAAACTTAGCTCGGACATTCAGTCTTCTTCTCTCACCGTCGaccacactctctctctccctgacATGAAGCCTCGCCTCAT AGATTTGTGCAAGGATCTGTTCAATAAATGGTCGAAATTGGACGGTTCTCACTTTTCAGTGGAGACTGTATCCGGTGGCATCACAAATCTAT TGCTTAAAGTTACCGTCAAGGAAGAAACTGGGAACGAGGAGCCGGTGACAGTCAGATTGTATGGACCTAACACTGAGTACGTTATCAATCGCGAACGGGAATTGCAG GCTATCAAATACCTCTCAGCTGCTGGATTTGGTGCCAAGTTgcttggagtttttggaaaTGGAATGGTGCAATCTTTTATCAATGCACGCACACTTACTTCAGCAG ACATGAGAAAGCCAAAGCTAGCTGCTGAGATTGCCAAGCAACTACGCCAGTTTCATGAAGTGGAAATTCCAGGCCCTAAAGAACCTCAGCTATGGAATGACATCTCCAGGTTCTTTGACAAAG CATCTGCTCTTGAATTTGATGATAAAGAGAAGCAGCGGATGTATGAGACGATTTCATTCAAGGAAGTACATGATCAAATTGTTGGTCTCAAG GAATTGACAGGCCATCTCAATGCTCCCGTGGTTTTTGCTCACAATGACTTACTTTCAGGAAATATAATGGTTAATGATGATGAAG AGAAACTATACTTCATCGATTTTGAGTATGGATCATACAACTATAGAGGCTTTGACATTGGAAATCACTTCAATGAATATGCAGGCTATGACTGTGACTACAGCac ATACCCTCATAAGGATGAACAATATAATTTCTTCAGGAATTATTTACAACCTGACACCCCACATGAG GTATCTGACAAAGATCTTGAAGCTCTGTATGTCGAGTCAAATACGTATATGTTAGCTTCGCACTTGTATTGGGCGTTGTGGGCACTAATCCAG GCAAAGATGTCCCCTATTGATTTTGATTATCTCGGTTACTTCTTCCTCCGATACAATGAATACAAAAGGCAGAAGGAAAACTATTTCTTGCTGGCACGATCTTACCTCTTGGGATCTGTGTCTGGGTAG